The region GAAGCCTTGCCGACCGTCGAAGCGCTCGCCAGCACCGCATTCGCCTCGTCGTCGATCACCTGCGCATACATATGCCGCGCGCTGCGGAAGACCGTAAGGCGTGGACGCTCGGCCGTGCCGTGCACCTTCCTTCGAATCCTCGCTTTGCGATGCAGCCTTGCTTCCAGCTTTGTCGTCGCCATCTCAGACTCCCGCGCGGGCCTAGCCGGCTCCGGCCTTGCCCACTTTGCGTCGAATCGTCTCCTCGACGTACTTGATGCCCTTGCCCTTGTAGGGCTCCGGCGGGCGCTGTCCACGGATCACCGCGGCCAGCTGCCCGAGCACCTCGCGGTCGATACCCGTCAATTCGATCTTGTTCTTGTCCACCTTGGCTTCGACGCCTTGGGGCAAGAAGACCTCGATCGGATGCGAATACCCGAGGGCCAGCGTGAGCAGGCCCTTCTTGGCCTCCGCGCGATAACCAACCCCGTTGATCTCCAGCTCGCGCGAGAATCCCTTGCTGACGCCCGTCACCATGTTGTTGAGCAACGCCCTCGCGAGGCCGTGCAGCGCGCGATTCGACCTCGCCTCGCCCAGCGGCGAAACCTTCGCGGCGCCGCCCTCACTCGCGATCGTGACGCCGGGAGGCAACGGACGCTTGAGCTCGCCCTTGGGGCCCTTGACCTTCAGCTCTCGATCCACCACCTCGACGGAAACGCCCTTCGGGAGGGGGATTGTTCGCTTGCCGACGCGCGACATCACCACACCTCGCAGAGGATCTCGCCGCCCACCGCATTCCGCCGCGCGTCGCGATCCGACATGACCCCGATGGAAGTCGTCAAGATGGCGATGCCCTGCCCGCCGCGCACCTTCGGGATCGCCTCCTTGCCCACGTAGCATCGCTGCCCAGGCCGCGAGATCCGACGAAGCCCCTCGATGGCCGGCCGATGGTCCGGCGTCCACTTCAGGTCGATCTGCAGGATAGACTGCGGCTTCGCTTCGATGCTCGAGTAGCCTTCGATGAAGCCTTCGTCTTGCAGAATCTTGGCGATGTGCGTCTTCAGCCGAGATTCCGGCATCTGGACGCGCGCCTTGCGCGACGTAATGCCGTTTCGAATTCTCGTCAGCATATCCGCAATAGGATCGGTCATGCTCATTGTTGGCCCGCCTCTCGTACCGGCCAGCGGGGCGGCGGTTCATCCGGCCAGCCCCAGGTGCGGTCTTCCTCGCTGATCTCCCGCCTACGCTACCAGCTCGACTTCACAACCCCGGGAATCTCCCCCCGCAGGGCGAGGTTCCGGAAACAGATACGACACATGTTGAACTTCCGCAGATAGGCGCGCGGCCTACCGCAGAGCCCACACCGATTGCGGTGCCGCACTTTGTAGCGCAGCTTCCGCGGAATCATGTCAACCGTCTTGGCCATCGGTTCGTTCCTCTACTTACGGAAAGGCATACCCAGGTGCCGCAGAAGCGCCCGACTTTCCTCGTCCGTCTTCGCGGTGGTCACGATGGTGATGTTCATCCCCATGATCTTCTCGATCTTGTCGTAATTGATCTCAGGGAAAATAATCTGTTCCTTGATCCCGAGGGAGTAGTTCCCCCGCCCATCGAACGACCGGGCGGACACACCCTTGAAGTCACGCGTCCTCGGCAGAGCGAACGTCACCAGGCGGTCGAAGAACTCGAACATGCGGTCCCGCCGCAGGGTCACCATGCAGCCGATCTTCTGGCCCTGGCGCAGCTTGAAGGCCGCAATCGACTTCCTCGCCGTCGTCACGACGGGCTTCTGGCCCGTGATGACCGACAGCTCCTCGACGGCCGAATCGAGCAGCTTCGGGTTCTGGATCGCCTCACCGAGGCCCACGTTGATGGTGATCTTCACCAGCCGTGGAACCGCCATGGCGCTCTTGTAGCCGAACTCCTTGACCAGCTCGGGCACCACTTCGTTCTGGTAGCGCGAGCGGAGGCGGGCGGGAGCCACTCGCTTGACGAACGGCTCGGCCTCGGCCTTCTTGCCCTTGTCGCCCTTCTTGTCCTTCTTCTCGCCCTTGGCCTTCGCCGGCGCCGGCCCAGCCCCCGTTGCCTCGCCGCCGTCCTGCGCCTTCGCCTTCTTCTCCTTGCGGGCGTCCTTCAGTTCCTTGGGGTCCGCGCGCTTCTTCTCGTCGCCCGACGCACCTTCGGCGTCTCCCCCACCCGCAGGTCCCTGGCCTTTCTTTTCCTGCTCGCTCATCAGCTTCCTCTAGGCGGCGGCTGCATACGCCGCGTTAGTCGAGGATGTCTCCGGTCTTCCGGGAGACTCTCACCTTCTTGCCACCATCCAGCACGCGAATGCCTATCCGGGTGCCCTTCTGCGCTTTCGAATCCCAGATTTGCACGTTCGAGATATGGAGCGTCCCTTCCTTCTCCACGATCCCGCCCTGGGGGTGCTTCTGACTCGGCCGGACATGCCGCTTGATGAGGTTGATTTTCTCCACCTTCACGCGGCCCTTTGCGGGATCGACGTGGAGCACCTTGCCGCGCTTCCCGACGTCCTTGCCCGCCGTCACGACGACCTCGTCACCCTTGCGAATGCGCAACATCACAGCACCTCCGGCGCGAGCGAAATGATCTTCATGAACTTCCGCGCTCGGAGTTCGCGCGCCACAGGCCCGAAGATGCGGCTGCCCACCGGCTCCTTCTGCGCGTTCAACAGCACCGCGGAATTCTCGTCGAAGCGAATGTAGGACCCGTCCGGCCGCGGAATCTCCTTCACGGTCCGCACCACCACGGCCTTCATCACGTCGCCCTTTTTCACCTTCGCGCCCGGGATCGCCTCCTTGATCGACACCACGATGATGTCACCAACGGATGCGTACTTCCGCTTGGAGCCTCCAAGCACCTTGATGCACATCAGCTTCTTGGCCCCGGAGTTGTCGGCCACACCGAGAATGGTCGTCGTCTGGATCATCGTCGCACCCGTCTATCTGGTCGTATGAGTCGAAGATCGACCTACGCCGGTCGCTCCATCAACTTCTGTACGCGCCAGCACTTCTGCCGACTCAGAGGACGAGAGCTCACGATCTGCACCACGTCACCCACTTGGCACTCGTTCCGCTCGTCATGGGCCTTGTAGCGCTTGCGCCGCGTGACGTACTTCTTGTACGTGGGATGCAAGACACGGTGGCTCACTTCGACCACCACGGTCTTGTCCATCTTGTTGCTCCGCACGCGCCCCTGGAGCACTCTCCGCTGTTGCCTGGCCTGCTCGCTCATCGTTTAGCCTTGATCCTTCTTGGACGCCTCGAGGCCTAGGCCCCGAGCTCGCACGACCGTCATCACGCGCGCCAAGTCCCGACGAACCAGCCGAAGGCTGCTGGTGTTTTCCAGCTGGTTCGTCGACTTCTGGACTCGCAGCTTATACAGGTCATCCAGCAGTTGCCGGCCCAAGCTCTTGAGCTCTCCGTCACTGCGCTCACGAATCTCGCCGATTTTCATGCGATCGTCTCCCGCGCCACGAAGCGGGTCTTGATGGGCAGCTTGTGGTGCGCCAGCCGAAATGCCGTACGCGCCTCGGCCTCCGTTACCCCTTCGAGCTCGTACATGACCCGGCCCGGGCGGACCACCGCCACCCACTCCTCCGGGTTCCCCTTTCCTTTACCCATGCGGGTCTCGGCGGGCTTCTTCGATATCGGCTTGTCCGGGAAGATGCGGATGTAGACCTTGCCTCCGCGCTTAACGTGCCGCGTGATGGCGATACGGGCCGCCTCGATCTGCCGAGAGGTGAGCCACCCGCACGACATGGCCTGGATGCCGAAGTCGCCGAAGGAGACATGGTCGCCCCCCTTCGTGCGGCCGGTCATACGGCCCTTCATCATCTTCCGGAACTTGACCTTCTTAGGCGCTAGCATCTTATCGTCATCCCGCTAGAGGACTCGTTCCCGACGGCTAGAAGCGGCCGGTAACGACTTCACCCTTGTAGATCCAGCACTTGACGCCAATGACCCCGTAGGTGGTATTGGCCTCGGCAAAGCCGTAGTCCACGTCCGCGCGCAGCGTGTGAAGCGGCACGCGACCCTCGCGGTACCACTCGCGACGCGCCATCTCCGACCCGCCAAGGCGTCCACCGCAATGGACCTTGATCCCCTTGGCGCCAAACTTCATCGCCGTCTGCACGGCCTTCTTCATCGCGCGGCGGAAAGCCACGCGCCGCTCGAGCTGGGTCGCGATCGACTCGGCCACCAACTGCGCGTTGATCTCGGCCTTCCGGACTTCCTGGATGTTCAGGAAGACCTCGTTCTCCGTCAGCCGCTGCACGTCCTTCTTCAGCGTCTCGACGCCAGCGCCGCGCTTTCCGATCACGATCCCCGGCCGCGCCGTGTGGATCGTGATCTTCGCCTTGTTCGCCGCCCGCTCGATCTCGATCGACGCCACGCTCGCGCTGGCAAGCTTCTTCTTGATGAAGCGCTTCAGCTGCACGTCCTCGTGCAACCACTTCGCGTACTGCCGCTCCTCGTACCATTTCGAGGTCCAGGTGCGGATGACGCCGAGTCGAAAGCCGATCGGATGTGTTTTCTGACCCATCGGATGTCCCTATGCCGCCGAGTCGTCGAGCA is a window of Deltaproteobacteria bacterium DNA encoding:
- a CDS encoding 50S ribosomal protein L18, translating into MATTKLEARLHRKARIRRKVHGTAERPRLTVFRSARHMYAQVIDDEANAVLASASTVGKASAESAAGLKKKDRAKKVGQAVAALCKAKGITKVVFDRNGFQYHGRVMALADAAREAGLQF
- the rplF gene encoding 50S ribosomal protein L6; translated protein: MSRVGKRTIPLPKGVSVEVVDRELKVKGPKGELKRPLPPGVTIASEGGAAKVSPLGEARSNRALHGLARALLNNMVTGVSKGFSRELEINGVGYRAEAKKGLLTLALGYSHPIEVFLPQGVEAKVDKNKIELTGIDREVLGQLAAVIRGQRPPEPYKGKGIKYVEETIRRKVGKAGAG
- the rpsH gene encoding 30S ribosomal protein S8; the protein is MSMTDPIADMLTRIRNGITSRKARVQMPESRLKTHIAKILQDEGFIEGYSSIEAKPQSILQIDLKWTPDHRPAIEGLRRISRPGQRCYVGKEAIPKVRGGQGIAILTTSIGVMSDRDARRNAVGGEILCEVW
- a CDS encoding type Z 30S ribosomal protein S14, encoding MAKTVDMIPRKLRYKVRHRNRCGLCGRPRAYLRKFNMCRICFRNLALRGEIPGVVKSSW
- the rplE gene encoding 50S ribosomal protein L5, with protein sequence MSEQEKKGQGPAGGGDAEGASGDEKKRADPKELKDARKEKKAKAQDGGEATGAGPAPAKAKGEKKDKKGDKGKKAEAEPFVKRVAPARLRSRYQNEVVPELVKEFGYKSAMAVPRLVKITINVGLGEAIQNPKLLDSAVEELSVITGQKPVVTTARKSIAAFKLRQGQKIGCMVTLRRDRMFEFFDRLVTFALPRTRDFKGVSARSFDGRGNYSLGIKEQIIFPEINYDKIEKIMGMNITIVTTAKTDEESRALLRHLGMPFRK
- the rplX gene encoding 50S ribosomal protein L24, giving the protein MRIRKGDEVVVTAGKDVGKRGKVLHVDPAKGRVKVEKINLIKRHVRPSQKHPQGGIVEKEGTLHISNVQIWDSKAQKGTRIGIRVLDGGKKVRVSRKTGDILD
- the rplN gene encoding 50S ribosomal protein L14, which gives rise to MIQTTTILGVADNSGAKKLMCIKVLGGSKRKYASVGDIIVVSIKEAIPGAKVKKGDVMKAVVVRTVKEIPRPDGSYIRFDENSAVLLNAQKEPVGSRIFGPVARELRARKFMKIISLAPEVL
- the rpsQ gene encoding 30S ribosomal protein S17, yielding MSEQARQQRRVLQGRVRSNKMDKTVVVEVSHRVLHPTYKKYVTRRKRYKAHDERNECQVGDVVQIVSSRPLSRQKCWRVQKLMERPA
- the rpmC gene encoding 50S ribosomal protein L29; protein product: MKIGEIRERSDGELKSLGRQLLDDLYKLRVQKSTNQLENTSSLRLVRRDLARVMTVVRARGLGLEASKKDQG
- the rplP gene encoding 50S ribosomal protein L16, whose product is MLAPKKVKFRKMMKGRMTGRTKGGDHVSFGDFGIQAMSCGWLTSRQIEAARIAITRHVKRGGKVYIRIFPDKPISKKPAETRMGKGKGNPEEWVAVVRPGRVMYELEGVTEAEARTAFRLAHHKLPIKTRFVARETIA
- the rpsC gene encoding 30S ribosomal protein S3, with the translated sequence MGQKTHPIGFRLGVIRTWTSKWYEERQYAKWLHEDVQLKRFIKKKLASASVASIEIERAANKAKITIHTARPGIVIGKRGAGVETLKKDVQRLTENEVFLNIQEVRKAEINAQLVAESIATQLERRVAFRRAMKKAVQTAMKFGAKGIKVHCGGRLGGSEMARREWYREGRVPLHTLRADVDYGFAEANTTYGVIGVKCWIYKGEVVTGRF